TATTTTTTGCTTTCGGAGTCTGTTTTTTTCATGTCGATTTATGTTGGTAACTTGCCTTACGAAGTTACAGAACAAGAACTGAACGAAGTTTTTTCTGACTATGGAACTGTAAAGCGTGTGACTATTCCAGTTGACCGGGAAACTGGTAAAGTGCGCGGTTTCGGTTTTGTGGAAATGGAAACTGAGTCTGATGAATCCCCAGCTATTGAAGCTCTTGATGGCGCAGAATGGATGGGAAGAGAGTTACGAGTAAATAAAGCTCGCCCTCGTAGTGAAAATAACAATCGCAATCGCGGGAGAGGGGATAGAGAGCGTTTTTAAAATCTAGTTAAGACGAATTGTCAATCTCTAGATGATGGGGATTGTATGTTACAATGGCTAACAGGGAAAGCGAGAAAGTTTTCCCTATTTATTGCTGTTAATTTAGTTTGTGTAGAAAATTTTAAGAAAATTGCTCAAACCTTTATTCACAAATCTAAGGTTGATGTTCATCAAGTAGTGGTCAGAACGACTCAAATCTGACACTAGCTTAATTAATATTATAGTTGCGAGTATTGTATATTAAGGAGGTATCTATGACTCAAGTGACCGTTGGTCAAAACGAAAATATTGAATCAGCACTGCGTCGTTTTAAGCGTCAAGTGTCCAAGGCGGGGATTTTTGCAGATATTAAGCGCACTCGCTTCCACGAAACTCCAATTGAAAAGAAAAAACGTAAAGAAATTGCTCGTCGTAAGAAGCGTTTTCGTAATTAATTAGTGTGATTCCTGTTTCCCGCGCTAGCTACTCGCGGGGAATTCCCAAATGATTTAAGTTTACTTTCATCCCGACAAAAGGTAATTGTCAATTTTGTTAGAGCAATTTTCTTCTTTATGCGCGATCGCGCCCACTTCTAAAGCGATAAAAACGCTACAACCTCTCTGTAATCGCAGTGGTATCACCTTATTTGTTCCCGATGATTTAGAAAATTTTACCCCGAATACAGTAACTTATAAGGGGAAGTTAAGTCAGCATTTAGAGGAAATTTGGTCCCAGTATCAGGGAATTATTTTTGTTTTTGCTACAGGGGCAGTAGTGAGATTAATTGCCCCTTTATTACAAGATAAAAAGAGTGATCCTGCAGTTATTGTGATGGATGAAGCAGGGGAGAATATTGTTAGTTTATGTGGAGGACATCAGGGCGGTGGTGAAACTCTCAGCCGTTGCCTAGCGCAAGAGTTAGGTGGCAAGGCGATTATTACTGGGGCTTCAGCAAGTTTGAATCTCCCAGGAATTGATGTCATCGGTAAGCCCTTTGGTTGGCGGAAAGGGAAGGGAAATTGGACAGCAGTCAGTCGCGCGATCGCGCATCAAAAGCCAGTTGCAGTTATTCAAGAAGTGGGATCAACCCTCTGGCAAAATCATCTCCCCGAAAACCATTGTTTTCAGTTTGAAACCAGAGAAACTGAAGCACAAGTAATTATTACTGATCGTGCTGTAGAAATTAATCCACAGTTATCACAAGTTCTCTGGCATCCTCGCGTATTGTGGGTGGGAATTGGCTGTGAACGCGGAACTCCCCAAAACGTTATTCAAGAAGCCTTAGAAACAACATTTAAGGAGTTTGGACTCAGTGAAAGCGCGATCGCAGGATTAGCAACCATTGATATTAAAGCCGATGAATTAGGGCTTGTAGAACTAGCAACAGAGCAAAATTACCCCTTAAAAACTTATACTCCCGAAGAATTAAACTTAGTAAGAGTGCCCAATCCCTCCTCCGTTGTTGCCCAAGAAGTGGGAACAGCCAGTGTAGCTGAAGCAGCAGCCTTAAAAGTCGCCCAAGCCTCAGAGTTAGTGGTTAATAAGCAAATTTTTAAGTCAGATCAGGGCGCGGTTACCATAGCAGTAGCGCGATCGCGCAATGAGTATATTGGAAAGAGTGGACAACTTTACCTTATTGGCACCGGGCCTGGAGATATTAATCAAATTACCCCTGCAGCCCGAGCTGCCATTACTGAAGCCGATGTCATTCTTGGTTATGGGCTATATCTCGACTTAATTCACTCCCTGCAACGCCCCGGGCAAATCATTGAACGTTATGCCATTACTGAAGAGAAAAAACGGGCTGAACGTGCCATTAGCCTTGCTAATTGGGGATTAAACGTTGCTATGGTCTCTTCAGGAGATGCAGGAATTTATGGCATGGCGGGATTAGTCTTTGAAGAATTAACCACCGAAAATTGGGATGGCAAAACTCCTGCAGTAGAAGTATTTCCCGGAATTACTGCCATGCAAGCGGCGGCGGCGAAAATAGGTGCTCCCCTTATGCACGATTTTTGTGCGATTAGTCTCAGCGATTTATTAACCCCATGGAACGTCATTAAAAAACGCCTAATGGCAGCTGCAGAGGGAGACTTTATTACCAGTTTATACAATCCGCGATCGCGCAGCCGTACTGAACACATTAAAATTGCTCAACAAATTTTTAGTAAACATCGTCCCCCGGATACCCCAGTTGCACTTGTGCGTTCTGTTTCCCGAGAGGATGAACAAATAACATTAACCACTCTCCAAGAAATGTTAGATCATCCGATTGATATGCTAACCGTTGTTATTATCGGTAATTCTAGCACCCGACAGCATCATCACTGGATGATTACACCGAGGGGATATTTAGGATTTCAACCGTAAAACTTGTGCAAAGGATAAAAAAATTCGTTCAAGAATTTTTGAAAAATTTTTTATAATGATCTAACTTTTTTCAGTATAAGTCAAAGCATTTTTAGCTTTAATTTTTTCTTTAATAGCTTCAGTTAGTTCGGCTATTTTTTTAGCCACAAAACTTTTCTGTTTTTGTTAATCCCGTGCCTGAATCCTTAGATTAGTTATTAGTCATAAGGTTAAAAACTGCTATATTTACATAATTTTACAAACAAAAGTGAGATTACCTCCATATAATAAACTTAAACCAATCTTCCCCCATGAGTGAACTGTACTGCATCGTTTCAATTCCAATGTTTTTCTATTTTATGAAGTAAACAAAATGAAAACAATTTTGCTGTCCGTCGTGACCATTCTGTCTGCAAGCGCTTTCATGAGTTCAGCCCAAGGAGTTCCTCTTTACCAACATCAGGACGCAGCAGAACCGCAAAGAGATAAAGAGGCTAGTGATATTGTTGGTGAGAATGGGATGCCAAGTCCTCAACGGATGGAACCTGGGTCAGGGGTAGGTCCTTATCCTCACCTGAAACCTCGGCATGGCATCGATACGCCCACAGTGCCACAGTTAGATCGAGCTAAC
This window of the Euhalothece natronophila Z-M001 genome carries:
- a CDS encoding RNA recognition motif domain-containing protein — protein: MSIYVGNLPYEVTEQELNEVFSDYGTVKRVTIPVDRETGKVRGFGFVEMETESDESPAIEALDGAEWMGRELRVNKARPRSENNNRNRGRGDRERF
- the rpsU gene encoding 30S ribosomal protein S21, which produces MTQVTVGQNENIESALRRFKRQVSKAGIFADIKRTRFHETPIEKKKRKEIARRKKRFRN
- the cobJ gene encoding precorrin-3B C(17)-methyltransferase gives rise to the protein MSILLEQFSSLCAIAPTSKAIKTLQPLCNRSGITLFVPDDLENFTPNTVTYKGKLSQHLEEIWSQYQGIIFVFATGAVVRLIAPLLQDKKSDPAVIVMDEAGENIVSLCGGHQGGGETLSRCLAQELGGKAIITGASASLNLPGIDVIGKPFGWRKGKGNWTAVSRAIAHQKPVAVIQEVGSTLWQNHLPENHCFQFETRETEAQVIITDRAVEINPQLSQVLWHPRVLWVGIGCERGTPQNVIQEALETTFKEFGLSESAIAGLATIDIKADELGLVELATEQNYPLKTYTPEELNLVRVPNPSSVVAQEVGTASVAEAAALKVAQASELVVNKQIFKSDQGAVTIAVARSRNEYIGKSGQLYLIGTGPGDINQITPAARAAITEADVILGYGLYLDLIHSLQRPGQIIERYAITEEKKRAERAISLANWGLNVAMVSSGDAGIYGMAGLVFEELTTENWDGKTPAVEVFPGITAMQAAAAKIGAPLMHDFCAISLSDLLTPWNVIKKRLMAAAEGDFITSLYNPRSRSRTEHIKIAQQIFSKHRPPDTPVALVRSVSREDEQITLTTLQEMLDHPIDMLTVVIIGNSSTRQHHHWMITPRGYLGFQP